A genomic segment from Sciurus carolinensis chromosome 1, mSciCar1.2, whole genome shotgun sequence encodes:
- the LOC124986531 gene encoding proteasome activator complex subunit 3-like, translating to MASPLKLEQDVQGKVDSFRARIAQEAEDLVSTFFPQKLSELDSRVQELRLQDLSRIRSVPAPEPPATPDTAGDGPNRDPLPLQTQSSVKVPGSEGRLLRSNQHLVELIERVKPEIELLREKCNTVRMWVQLLIPKVEDGNNFGVSIQEDTVDQLWTVESTAASYLRRFSTYYNTRAKLVSKIVKYPQVEDYRRTVAEVDENEYLSVRQILLHVRNQYATLHDVILKNIEKIKTPRSTNTDNLY from the coding sequence ATGGCTTCCCCGCTGAAGCTAGAGCAAGACGTGCAGGGGAAAGTAGATTCGTTCCGGGCCCGTATCGCACAGGAGGCCGAGGATCTGGTGTCCACCTTCTTCCCTCAGAAGTTGTCAGAGCTAGATAGCCGGGTCCAGGAGCTCCGGCTGCAAGATCTATCCAGAATCCGTTCCGTGCCAGCCCCGGAGCCACCCGCCACCCCAGACACCGCCGGGGATGGGCCCAACCGGGATCCTCTGCCTCTGCAGACCCAGTCCTCTGTCAAGGTGCCTGGCAGCGAGGGACGTCTTCTGAGGAGCAACCAGCATCTGGTGGAGCTGATTGAACGGGTAAAACCTGAGATTGAGCTGCTGAGAGAGAAATGCAACACTGTGCGAATGTGGGTGCAGCTCCTCATCCCAAAGGTGGAAGACGGCAATAACTTTGGAGTGTCTATCCAGGAAGACACCGTGGACCAACTGTGGACTGTGGAGAGCACAGCAGCCTCCTACCTACGCCGCTTCTCCACCTACTATAACACCCGGGCCAAACTGGTATCCAAGATAGTGAAGTACCCGCAAGTGGAAGATTATCGCCGCACAGTAGCAGAGGTTGACGAAAATGAGTACTTGAGCGTACGCCAGATCCTGCTGCATGTGCGGAACCAGTATGCCACCTTGCATGATGTAATCctcaaaaatattgagaaaatcaAGACCCCTAGGAGCACCAACACCGACAACCTATATTGA